The Humulus lupulus chromosome 4, drHumLupu1.1, whole genome shotgun sequence genome has a window encoding:
- the LOC133829661 gene encoding uncharacterized protein LOC133829661 isoform X2 — MGSHCHTKDKVCDICGGNNPRSKFLLVTCSICYTTTEHVYCMRRKVKHKVPEDWVCESCLTDSDSILMESEKTEDVAQNDHLNVQLNTPGLERIKKRYNFLGNLRLRIGGADVQACWPGGAWSAWSGYHCSAGVILPLKQYFIDICDYFGIAPFQLVPNSYRILSTLKVLYHQKKWPTPSPLEIHYMYNLKANPGRDDHSTDGFYYLSAWPQASINLVTDIPSNAGPYKKNFFFTTAIKSQNLSFQRAGPYKRPKADNEIINRVEQICELPSEEKSTKVLLTDVNLRECGLFDSSHSLGLSDSCRLGVPHVSSSKAPLVETSPSIIQTQAANEKVISSPPCIKKAYCGPAPRIILPTELHGSPANIDIDEEALGETLDDLPQCEEANKVPEIISMAHKDDIPCESLKQGLSHKQDCLEEPSIVNLEPESSEGSMDIFACFSNPTVNPKRRKKRKIAAEESMDIFACFSNPTVNPKRGKKRKIVAERTEVCRDTSRQPTATAPEVAIRTTEQLPMGTEVEAQKTAPTESIPARSQAMSDVLERFQAFASPMVNVFEKEVGGNLRKDGLWIDSEDLTDLALKQQSLMSLTTVVAFQQAKLVKTCQNKLGCQEKELIELKGELGETRKERDHVRQELQTLKDNFDHKLKEEVDLVADPLKGEIQFLQEKLAKAEATETSLRSDLKGRDELVEELQRAQRVNLEEFKKENTKLKTQLNEMTMNVFYTCWKHNRGGDYSFLESNLEKCMADFKKRLADEEAATVDSEDDDTRSIHELADETTPTKP; from the exons ATGGGTAGCCACTGCCACACCAAG GATAAAGTTTGTGACATATGCGGTGGTAATAATCCTCGTTCCAAATTTTTACTTGTAACTTGTTCTATATGCTACACAACTACTGAACATGT TTATTGCATGCGAAGAAAAGTAAAGCACAAGGTCCCTGAAGATTGGGTATGTGAATCATGCCTAACTGATAGTGACTCGATTTTGATGGAATCTGAGAAGACCGAGGATGTTGCTCAAAATGACCATTTAAATGTTCAGCTTAATACCCCCGGGCTTGAGAGGATTAAGAAGAGATACAATTTCCTTGGCAATCTGAGGCTAAGGATTGGCGGGGCAGATGTGCAAGCTTGTTGGCCAGGTGGAGCATGGAGTGCATGGAGCGGATATCATTGTAGTGCAGGGGTAATCCTTCCCCTCAAACAATACTTCATCGATATCTGCGATTATTTTGGAATTGCCCCATTCCAGCTCGTTCCCAACAGTTATAGAATTCTATCCACCTTGAAGGTGTTGTACCACCAGAAGAAGTGGCCAACTCCTAGCCCATTGGAGATCCACTACATGTATAATTTAAAAGCCAATCCTGGTCGCGACGATCACAGTACCGATGGATTTTACTATCTAAGCGCCTGGCCGCAAGCTTCTATAAACTTGGTAACGGACATCCCTAGTAATGCGGGTCCATACAAGAAAAACTTTTTCTTCACCACAGCAATCAAGTCCCAAAACTTGAGTTTTCAACGAGCTG GGCCATACAAGCGACCCAAGGCTGATAATGAGATAATCAATCGGGTAGAGCAAATATGCGAGCTGCCTTCGGAGGAGAAGAGTACTAAGGTTTTGCTCACTGATGTTAACCTTCGTGAATGCGGGCTCTTTGATAGCTCGCATTCTCTCGGGCTGTCTGACTCTTGTCGCCTAGGAGTTCCTCACGTCTCCTCATCCAAGGCTCCTCTTGTTGAGACTTCCCCCAGCATAATCCAAACTCAGGCTGCTAATGAAAAAGTCATATCTTCTCCTCCTTGCATCAAGAAGGCATATTGTGGGCCTGCCCCTCGAATCATTCTTCCTACAGAGCTCCATGGTTCTCCTGCAAACATAGATATCGACGAGGAGGCTCTCGGGGAGACTTTGGATGACCTTCCCCAGTGCGAGGAAGCTAACAAAGTTCCCGAGATTATCAGTATGGCCCACAAGGATGACATTCCTTGCGAATCCCTTAAGCAAGGATTGAGTCATAAACAAGATTGCTTGGAAGAACCCTCGATAGTTAACCTTGAGCCCGAGAGCTCCGAGG GAAGCATGGATATATTTGCTTGTTTCTCCAACCCAACTGTCAACCCaaaaagaaggaagaagagaaaaatagcTGCTGAGG AAAGCATGGATATATTTGCTTGTTTCTCCAACCCTACTGTCAACCCGAAAAGagggaagaagagaaaaatagtGGCCGAGAGAACAGAGGTCTGCAGGGACACTTCAAGGCAGCCAACGGCCACAGCTCCTGAGGTCGCAATTAGGACTACAGAACAGCTGCCAATGGGCACTGAAGTCGAAGCGCAAAAAACTGCACCAACTGAGTCGATACCTGCTCGCTCTCAAGCAATGTCCGACGTTCTTGAGAGGTTCCAGGCCTTTGCCTCGCCTATGGTAAATGTCTTCGAGAAGGAAGTTGGAGGCAACCTGAGGAAGGATGGGTTGTGGATCGATTCTGAGGACTTAACCGACCTAGCTCTCAAGCAGCAGAGCTTGATGAGCTTG ACCACTGTGGTAGCCTTCCAACAGGCTAAGCTTGTGAAGACCTGCCAGAACAAACTGGGTTGTCAGGAGAAGGAGCTGATAGAGTTGAAAGGAGAGCTGGGAGAAACCAGAAAGGAGCGGGACCATGTCCGACAAGAACTTCAAACTTTAAAGGACAACTTCGACCACAAGCTGAAGGAAGAAGTGGATTTGGTTGCTGATCCCTTAAAAGGTGAGATTCAGTTTCTCCAAGAGAAGCTTGCCAAGGCTGAGGCAACCGAGACTTCACTGAGGAGCGACCTTAAGGGAAGAGATGAACTCGTCGAAGAGCTCCAAAGGGCACAACGAGTTAACCTCGAGGAGTTCAAGAAGGAAAATACCAAGCTGAAGACCCAACTCAACGAGATGACCATGAATGTGTTCTACACTTGCTGGAAGCACAATCGAGGTGGCGATTATAGCTTCCTCGAGAGCAACCTGGAGAAGTGCATGGCGGACTTTAAGAAACGCTTGGCCGATGAGGAAGCTGCTACTGTTGATAGCGAGGACGATGACACCAGGTCGATCCACGAACTGGCTGATGAGACCACTCCAACCAAACCTTAA
- the LOC133829661 gene encoding uncharacterized protein LOC133829661 isoform X4, with protein sequence MRRKVKHKVPEDWVCESCLTDSDSILMESEKTEDVAQNDHLNVQLNTPGLERIKKRYNFLGNLRLRIGGADVQACWPGGAWSAWSGYHCSAGVILPLKQYFIDICDYFGIAPFQLVPNSYRILSTLKVLYHQKKWPTPSPLEIHYMYNLKANPGRDDHSTDGFYYLSAWPQASINLVTDIPSNAGPYKKNFFFTTAIKSQNLSFQRAGPYKRPKADNEIINRVEQICELPSEEKSTKVLLTDVNLRECGLFDSSHSLGLSDSCRLGVPHVSSSKAPLVETSPSIIQTQAANEKVISSPPCIKKAYCGPAPRIILPTELHGSPANIDIDEEALGETLDDLPQCEEANKVPEIISMAHKDDIPCESLKQGLSHKQDCLEEPSIVNLEPESSEGSMDIFACFSNPTVNPKRRKKRKIAAEGSMDIFACFSNPTVNPKRRKKRKIAAEESMDIFACFSNPTVNPKRGKKRKIVAERTEVCRDTSRQPTATAPEVAIRTTEQLPMGTEVEAQKTAPTESIPARSQAMSDVLERFQAFASPMVNVFEKEVGGNLRKDGLWIDSEDLTDLALKQQSLMSLTTVVAFQQAKLVKTCQNKLGCQEKELIELKGELGETRKERDHVRQELQTLKDNFDHKLKEEVDLVADPLKGEIQFLQEKLAKAEATETSLRSDLKGRDELVEELQRAQRVNLEEFKKENTKLKTQLNEMTMNVFYTCWKHNRGGDYSFLESNLEKCMADFKKRLADEEAATVDSEDDDTRSIHELADETTPTKP encoded by the exons ATGCGAAGAAAAGTAAAGCACAAGGTCCCTGAAGATTGGGTATGTGAATCATGCCTAACTGATAGTGACTCGATTTTGATGGAATCTGAGAAGACCGAGGATGTTGCTCAAAATGACCATTTAAATGTTCAGCTTAATACCCCCGGGCTTGAGAGGATTAAGAAGAGATACAATTTCCTTGGCAATCTGAGGCTAAGGATTGGCGGGGCAGATGTGCAAGCTTGTTGGCCAGGTGGAGCATGGAGTGCATGGAGCGGATATCATTGTAGTGCAGGGGTAATCCTTCCCCTCAAACAATACTTCATCGATATCTGCGATTATTTTGGAATTGCCCCATTCCAGCTCGTTCCCAACAGTTATAGAATTCTATCCACCTTGAAGGTGTTGTACCACCAGAAGAAGTGGCCAACTCCTAGCCCATTGGAGATCCACTACATGTATAATTTAAAAGCCAATCCTGGTCGCGACGATCACAGTACCGATGGATTTTACTATCTAAGCGCCTGGCCGCAAGCTTCTATAAACTTGGTAACGGACATCCCTAGTAATGCGGGTCCATACAAGAAAAACTTTTTCTTCACCACAGCAATCAAGTCCCAAAACTTGAGTTTTCAACGAGCTG GGCCATACAAGCGACCCAAGGCTGATAATGAGATAATCAATCGGGTAGAGCAAATATGCGAGCTGCCTTCGGAGGAGAAGAGTACTAAGGTTTTGCTCACTGATGTTAACCTTCGTGAATGCGGGCTCTTTGATAGCTCGCATTCTCTCGGGCTGTCTGACTCTTGTCGCCTAGGAGTTCCTCACGTCTCCTCATCCAAGGCTCCTCTTGTTGAGACTTCCCCCAGCATAATCCAAACTCAGGCTGCTAATGAAAAAGTCATATCTTCTCCTCCTTGCATCAAGAAGGCATATTGTGGGCCTGCCCCTCGAATCATTCTTCCTACAGAGCTCCATGGTTCTCCTGCAAACATAGATATCGACGAGGAGGCTCTCGGGGAGACTTTGGATGACCTTCCCCAGTGCGAGGAAGCTAACAAAGTTCCCGAGATTATCAGTATGGCCCACAAGGATGACATTCCTTGCGAATCCCTTAAGCAAGGATTGAGTCATAAACAAGATTGCTTGGAAGAACCCTCGATAGTTAACCTTGAGCCCGAGAGCTCCGAGG GAAGCATGGATATATTTGCTTGTTTCTCCAACCCAACTGTCAACCCaaaaagaaggaagaagagaaaaatagcTGCTGAGG GAAGCATGGATATATTTGCTTGTTTTTCCAACCCAACTGTCAACCCaaaaagaaggaagaagagaaaaatagcTGCTGAGG AAAGCATGGATATATTTGCTTGTTTCTCCAACCCTACTGTCAACCCGAAAAGagggaagaagagaaaaatagtGGCCGAGAGAACAGAGGTCTGCAGGGACACTTCAAGGCAGCCAACGGCCACAGCTCCTGAGGTCGCAATTAGGACTACAGAACAGCTGCCAATGGGCACTGAAGTCGAAGCGCAAAAAACTGCACCAACTGAGTCGATACCTGCTCGCTCTCAAGCAATGTCCGACGTTCTTGAGAGGTTCCAGGCCTTTGCCTCGCCTATGGTAAATGTCTTCGAGAAGGAAGTTGGAGGCAACCTGAGGAAGGATGGGTTGTGGATCGATTCTGAGGACTTAACCGACCTAGCTCTCAAGCAGCAGAGCTTGATGAGCTTG ACCACTGTGGTAGCCTTCCAACAGGCTAAGCTTGTGAAGACCTGCCAGAACAAACTGGGTTGTCAGGAGAAGGAGCTGATAGAGTTGAAAGGAGAGCTGGGAGAAACCAGAAAGGAGCGGGACCATGTCCGACAAGAACTTCAAACTTTAAAGGACAACTTCGACCACAAGCTGAAGGAAGAAGTGGATTTGGTTGCTGATCCCTTAAAAGGTGAGATTCAGTTTCTCCAAGAGAAGCTTGCCAAGGCTGAGGCAACCGAGACTTCACTGAGGAGCGACCTTAAGGGAAGAGATGAACTCGTCGAAGAGCTCCAAAGGGCACAACGAGTTAACCTCGAGGAGTTCAAGAAGGAAAATACCAAGCTGAAGACCCAACTCAACGAGATGACCATGAATGTGTTCTACACTTGCTGGAAGCACAATCGAGGTGGCGATTATAGCTTCCTCGAGAGCAACCTGGAGAAGTGCATGGCGGACTTTAAGAAACGCTTGGCCGATGAGGAAGCTGCTACTGTTGATAGCGAGGACGATGACACCAGGTCGATCCACGAACTGGCTGATGAGACCACTCCAACCAAACCTTAA
- the LOC133829661 gene encoding uncharacterized protein LOC133829661 isoform X3: MRCYCMRRKVKHKVPEDWVCESCLTDSDSILMESEKTEDVAQNDHLNVQLNTPGLERIKKRYNFLGNLRLRIGGADVQACWPGGAWSAWSGYHCSAGVILPLKQYFIDICDYFGIAPFQLVPNSYRILSTLKVLYHQKKWPTPSPLEIHYMYNLKANPGRDDHSTDGFYYLSAWPQASINLVTDIPSNAGPYKKNFFFTTAIKSQNLSFQRAGPYKRPKADNEIINRVEQICELPSEEKSTKVLLTDVNLRECGLFDSSHSLGLSDSCRLGVPHVSSSKAPLVETSPSIIQTQAANEKVISSPPCIKKAYCGPAPRIILPTELHGSPANIDIDEEALGETLDDLPQCEEANKVPEIISMAHKDDIPCESLKQGLSHKQDCLEEPSIVNLEPESSEGSMDIFACFSNPTVNPKRRKKRKIAAEGSMDIFACFSNPTVNPKRRKKRKIAAEESMDIFACFSNPTVNPKRGKKRKIVAERTEVCRDTSRQPTATAPEVAIRTTEQLPMGTEVEAQKTAPTESIPARSQAMSDVLERFQAFASPMVNVFEKEVGGNLRKDGLWIDSEDLTDLALKQQSLMSLTTVVAFQQAKLVKTCQNKLGCQEKELIELKGELGETRKERDHVRQELQTLKDNFDHKLKEEVDLVADPLKGEIQFLQEKLAKAEATETSLRSDLKGRDELVEELQRAQRVNLEEFKKENTKLKTQLNEMTMNVFYTCWKHNRGGDYSFLESNLEKCMADFKKRLADEEAATVDSEDDDTRSIHELADETTPTKP, translated from the exons ATGCGGTG TTATTGCATGCGAAGAAAAGTAAAGCACAAGGTCCCTGAAGATTGGGTATGTGAATCATGCCTAACTGATAGTGACTCGATTTTGATGGAATCTGAGAAGACCGAGGATGTTGCTCAAAATGACCATTTAAATGTTCAGCTTAATACCCCCGGGCTTGAGAGGATTAAGAAGAGATACAATTTCCTTGGCAATCTGAGGCTAAGGATTGGCGGGGCAGATGTGCAAGCTTGTTGGCCAGGTGGAGCATGGAGTGCATGGAGCGGATATCATTGTAGTGCAGGGGTAATCCTTCCCCTCAAACAATACTTCATCGATATCTGCGATTATTTTGGAATTGCCCCATTCCAGCTCGTTCCCAACAGTTATAGAATTCTATCCACCTTGAAGGTGTTGTACCACCAGAAGAAGTGGCCAACTCCTAGCCCATTGGAGATCCACTACATGTATAATTTAAAAGCCAATCCTGGTCGCGACGATCACAGTACCGATGGATTTTACTATCTAAGCGCCTGGCCGCAAGCTTCTATAAACTTGGTAACGGACATCCCTAGTAATGCGGGTCCATACAAGAAAAACTTTTTCTTCACCACAGCAATCAAGTCCCAAAACTTGAGTTTTCAACGAGCTG GGCCATACAAGCGACCCAAGGCTGATAATGAGATAATCAATCGGGTAGAGCAAATATGCGAGCTGCCTTCGGAGGAGAAGAGTACTAAGGTTTTGCTCACTGATGTTAACCTTCGTGAATGCGGGCTCTTTGATAGCTCGCATTCTCTCGGGCTGTCTGACTCTTGTCGCCTAGGAGTTCCTCACGTCTCCTCATCCAAGGCTCCTCTTGTTGAGACTTCCCCCAGCATAATCCAAACTCAGGCTGCTAATGAAAAAGTCATATCTTCTCCTCCTTGCATCAAGAAGGCATATTGTGGGCCTGCCCCTCGAATCATTCTTCCTACAGAGCTCCATGGTTCTCCTGCAAACATAGATATCGACGAGGAGGCTCTCGGGGAGACTTTGGATGACCTTCCCCAGTGCGAGGAAGCTAACAAAGTTCCCGAGATTATCAGTATGGCCCACAAGGATGACATTCCTTGCGAATCCCTTAAGCAAGGATTGAGTCATAAACAAGATTGCTTGGAAGAACCCTCGATAGTTAACCTTGAGCCCGAGAGCTCCGAGG GAAGCATGGATATATTTGCTTGTTTCTCCAACCCAACTGTCAACCCaaaaagaaggaagaagagaaaaatagcTGCTGAGG GAAGCATGGATATATTTGCTTGTTTTTCCAACCCAACTGTCAACCCaaaaagaaggaagaagagaaaaatagcTGCTGAGG AAAGCATGGATATATTTGCTTGTTTCTCCAACCCTACTGTCAACCCGAAAAGagggaagaagagaaaaatagtGGCCGAGAGAACAGAGGTCTGCAGGGACACTTCAAGGCAGCCAACGGCCACAGCTCCTGAGGTCGCAATTAGGACTACAGAACAGCTGCCAATGGGCACTGAAGTCGAAGCGCAAAAAACTGCACCAACTGAGTCGATACCTGCTCGCTCTCAAGCAATGTCCGACGTTCTTGAGAGGTTCCAGGCCTTTGCCTCGCCTATGGTAAATGTCTTCGAGAAGGAAGTTGGAGGCAACCTGAGGAAGGATGGGTTGTGGATCGATTCTGAGGACTTAACCGACCTAGCTCTCAAGCAGCAGAGCTTGATGAGCTTG ACCACTGTGGTAGCCTTCCAACAGGCTAAGCTTGTGAAGACCTGCCAGAACAAACTGGGTTGTCAGGAGAAGGAGCTGATAGAGTTGAAAGGAGAGCTGGGAGAAACCAGAAAGGAGCGGGACCATGTCCGACAAGAACTTCAAACTTTAAAGGACAACTTCGACCACAAGCTGAAGGAAGAAGTGGATTTGGTTGCTGATCCCTTAAAAGGTGAGATTCAGTTTCTCCAAGAGAAGCTTGCCAAGGCTGAGGCAACCGAGACTTCACTGAGGAGCGACCTTAAGGGAAGAGATGAACTCGTCGAAGAGCTCCAAAGGGCACAACGAGTTAACCTCGAGGAGTTCAAGAAGGAAAATACCAAGCTGAAGACCCAACTCAACGAGATGACCATGAATGTGTTCTACACTTGCTGGAAGCACAATCGAGGTGGCGATTATAGCTTCCTCGAGAGCAACCTGGAGAAGTGCATGGCGGACTTTAAGAAACGCTTGGCCGATGAGGAAGCTGCTACTGTTGATAGCGAGGACGATGACACCAGGTCGATCCACGAACTGGCTGATGAGACCACTCCAACCAAACCTTAA
- the LOC133829661 gene encoding uncharacterized protein LOC133829661 isoform X1 — translation MGSHCHTKDKVCDICGGNNPRSKFLLVTCSICYTTTEHVYCMRRKVKHKVPEDWVCESCLTDSDSILMESEKTEDVAQNDHLNVQLNTPGLERIKKRYNFLGNLRLRIGGADVQACWPGGAWSAWSGYHCSAGVILPLKQYFIDICDYFGIAPFQLVPNSYRILSTLKVLYHQKKWPTPSPLEIHYMYNLKANPGRDDHSTDGFYYLSAWPQASINLVTDIPSNAGPYKKNFFFTTAIKSQNLSFQRAGPYKRPKADNEIINRVEQICELPSEEKSTKVLLTDVNLRECGLFDSSHSLGLSDSCRLGVPHVSSSKAPLVETSPSIIQTQAANEKVISSPPCIKKAYCGPAPRIILPTELHGSPANIDIDEEALGETLDDLPQCEEANKVPEIISMAHKDDIPCESLKQGLSHKQDCLEEPSIVNLEPESSEGSMDIFACFSNPTVNPKRRKKRKIAAEGSMDIFACFSNPTVNPKRRKKRKIAAEESMDIFACFSNPTVNPKRGKKRKIVAERTEVCRDTSRQPTATAPEVAIRTTEQLPMGTEVEAQKTAPTESIPARSQAMSDVLERFQAFASPMVNVFEKEVGGNLRKDGLWIDSEDLTDLALKQQSLMSLTTVVAFQQAKLVKTCQNKLGCQEKELIELKGELGETRKERDHVRQELQTLKDNFDHKLKEEVDLVADPLKGEIQFLQEKLAKAEATETSLRSDLKGRDELVEELQRAQRVNLEEFKKENTKLKTQLNEMTMNVFYTCWKHNRGGDYSFLESNLEKCMADFKKRLADEEAATVDSEDDDTRSIHELADETTPTKP, via the exons ATGGGTAGCCACTGCCACACCAAG GATAAAGTTTGTGACATATGCGGTGGTAATAATCCTCGTTCCAAATTTTTACTTGTAACTTGTTCTATATGCTACACAACTACTGAACATGT TTATTGCATGCGAAGAAAAGTAAAGCACAAGGTCCCTGAAGATTGGGTATGTGAATCATGCCTAACTGATAGTGACTCGATTTTGATGGAATCTGAGAAGACCGAGGATGTTGCTCAAAATGACCATTTAAATGTTCAGCTTAATACCCCCGGGCTTGAGAGGATTAAGAAGAGATACAATTTCCTTGGCAATCTGAGGCTAAGGATTGGCGGGGCAGATGTGCAAGCTTGTTGGCCAGGTGGAGCATGGAGTGCATGGAGCGGATATCATTGTAGTGCAGGGGTAATCCTTCCCCTCAAACAATACTTCATCGATATCTGCGATTATTTTGGAATTGCCCCATTCCAGCTCGTTCCCAACAGTTATAGAATTCTATCCACCTTGAAGGTGTTGTACCACCAGAAGAAGTGGCCAACTCCTAGCCCATTGGAGATCCACTACATGTATAATTTAAAAGCCAATCCTGGTCGCGACGATCACAGTACCGATGGATTTTACTATCTAAGCGCCTGGCCGCAAGCTTCTATAAACTTGGTAACGGACATCCCTAGTAATGCGGGTCCATACAAGAAAAACTTTTTCTTCACCACAGCAATCAAGTCCCAAAACTTGAGTTTTCAACGAGCTG GGCCATACAAGCGACCCAAGGCTGATAATGAGATAATCAATCGGGTAGAGCAAATATGCGAGCTGCCTTCGGAGGAGAAGAGTACTAAGGTTTTGCTCACTGATGTTAACCTTCGTGAATGCGGGCTCTTTGATAGCTCGCATTCTCTCGGGCTGTCTGACTCTTGTCGCCTAGGAGTTCCTCACGTCTCCTCATCCAAGGCTCCTCTTGTTGAGACTTCCCCCAGCATAATCCAAACTCAGGCTGCTAATGAAAAAGTCATATCTTCTCCTCCTTGCATCAAGAAGGCATATTGTGGGCCTGCCCCTCGAATCATTCTTCCTACAGAGCTCCATGGTTCTCCTGCAAACATAGATATCGACGAGGAGGCTCTCGGGGAGACTTTGGATGACCTTCCCCAGTGCGAGGAAGCTAACAAAGTTCCCGAGATTATCAGTATGGCCCACAAGGATGACATTCCTTGCGAATCCCTTAAGCAAGGATTGAGTCATAAACAAGATTGCTTGGAAGAACCCTCGATAGTTAACCTTGAGCCCGAGAGCTCCGAGG GAAGCATGGATATATTTGCTTGTTTCTCCAACCCAACTGTCAACCCaaaaagaaggaagaagagaaaaatagcTGCTGAGG GAAGCATGGATATATTTGCTTGTTTTTCCAACCCAACTGTCAACCCaaaaagaaggaagaagagaaaaatagcTGCTGAGG AAAGCATGGATATATTTGCTTGTTTCTCCAACCCTACTGTCAACCCGAAAAGagggaagaagagaaaaatagtGGCCGAGAGAACAGAGGTCTGCAGGGACACTTCAAGGCAGCCAACGGCCACAGCTCCTGAGGTCGCAATTAGGACTACAGAACAGCTGCCAATGGGCACTGAAGTCGAAGCGCAAAAAACTGCACCAACTGAGTCGATACCTGCTCGCTCTCAAGCAATGTCCGACGTTCTTGAGAGGTTCCAGGCCTTTGCCTCGCCTATGGTAAATGTCTTCGAGAAGGAAGTTGGAGGCAACCTGAGGAAGGATGGGTTGTGGATCGATTCTGAGGACTTAACCGACCTAGCTCTCAAGCAGCAGAGCTTGATGAGCTTG ACCACTGTGGTAGCCTTCCAACAGGCTAAGCTTGTGAAGACCTGCCAGAACAAACTGGGTTGTCAGGAGAAGGAGCTGATAGAGTTGAAAGGAGAGCTGGGAGAAACCAGAAAGGAGCGGGACCATGTCCGACAAGAACTTCAAACTTTAAAGGACAACTTCGACCACAAGCTGAAGGAAGAAGTGGATTTGGTTGCTGATCCCTTAAAAGGTGAGATTCAGTTTCTCCAAGAGAAGCTTGCCAAGGCTGAGGCAACCGAGACTTCACTGAGGAGCGACCTTAAGGGAAGAGATGAACTCGTCGAAGAGCTCCAAAGGGCACAACGAGTTAACCTCGAGGAGTTCAAGAAGGAAAATACCAAGCTGAAGACCCAACTCAACGAGATGACCATGAATGTGTTCTACACTTGCTGGAAGCACAATCGAGGTGGCGATTATAGCTTCCTCGAGAGCAACCTGGAGAAGTGCATGGCGGACTTTAAGAAACGCTTGGCCGATGAGGAAGCTGCTACTGTTGATAGCGAGGACGATGACACCAGGTCGATCCACGAACTGGCTGATGAGACCACTCCAACCAAACCTTAA